A region of Gemmatimonadota bacterium DNA encodes the following proteins:
- a CDS encoding response regulator transcription factor, with protein sequence MLDVEKPLPGKPKVIIVDDHVGVAESLATALRDQTREISTVSSLPVLRAALRRAGAKGGPVDIVFLDLAVGSDNALEWLPDLVEDYPEVRFIVLTGYSEFALMEASLSAGARGFLVKSASIAEIQTAMATVASGKTYRSPGVHRIAPSRAPASPTRLPGADRLVRPTNRQREILLLLRDGATMAAAAEALDLHERTIEYHLRTLRQKLGGVTLLALMRWFEDYLNAEAG encoded by the coding sequence ATGCTCGATGTGGAGAAGCCACTCCCGGGGAAACCAAAGGTCATCATCGTCGATGATCACGTGGGCGTGGCGGAATCTCTCGCTACCGCGTTGCGGGACCAGACGCGCGAAATCAGTACCGTCTCCAGTCTGCCGGTGCTGCGCGCCGCCCTGCGGCGAGCTGGCGCGAAGGGAGGTCCTGTGGACATCGTCTTTCTCGATCTGGCAGTCGGGTCGGACAATGCGCTCGAGTGGTTGCCGGACCTCGTGGAGGACTATCCGGAGGTCCGTTTCATCGTCCTGACGGGATACTCCGAGTTCGCTTTGATGGAGGCGAGCCTGAGCGCGGGTGCGCGTGGCTTCCTCGTGAAGTCAGCCTCAATTGCCGAGATTCAGACTGCCATGGCAACCGTCGCGTCCGGAAAGACCTACCGCAGTCCAGGTGTGCATCGGATCGCGCCCTCAAGAGCCCCAGCATCTCCCACGCGACTCCCCGGTGCCGACCGGTTGGTCCGTCCCACCAACCGACAGCGAGAGATCCTGCTGCTCCTCCGAGATGGCGCGACCATGGCGGCTGCTGCTGAAGCACTGGACCTGCATGAACGAACTATCGAGTACCACCTCCGGACCCTCCGGCAAAAGCTCGGCGGTGTGACACTGCTCGCCTTGATGCGCTGGTTTGAGGACTATCTGAATGCGGAGGCAGGGTAA
- a CDS encoding RHS repeat-associated core domain-containing protein, with protein MIPKCLITLRGPHLLALITALLPATAAAQQRTQLRTPAWVEVTPKGTDTLTLSSGGGRLANFTVSSTYPGTTTYSLECTTSGMLDACSIDEPSITLSQYESGVVSVSITASVGSGIGTVTLTASGVATDYGWIPVHVLQVTAPTVSQPRQADSLADYGRCLTATSGIGAWSCGHQVLSLGTPGLTTLERSRSMTLVYNSATASPRPIVSANVVVGGGSPSLDRVRAVLKVMDTVRTTVTYAGWTGASKQISLGWSSGSRPTGIYPYELAVWAVAGSDSAATTVSGNLFVVNRANGPMGTGWEWLGVERLVFSQPAGTNHLMWVGGDGSAALYRQVTSTRWVAPPAEYRDTIVYASGEYTRTLRHGIQVVYDATGRHVRTINRANQVTTFYWASATRLDSVRVPPAGSGGRTIRLAWSGSILDSVIVSAGKGVNATIDGSGNLIHWGWPDGTYQQFVWDGSNRPSTTEDDRGGISRYVYGSHGLVEEARLYYTKQGGGADSAVTKFTPWQAAGYSGNGGSGISAGDTAQAVTTVFGPRVGIADDAVFHVTKWGSPSESRDALGMATRYGRDDGVVPALVTSIQYPNSRLAIMTYNARGNLLTLTDSTWGSRAFPTLRSSWAYADGNAPDSPSKMKGPAGDSTMYSYTSLGLTSTITDPRGHVTSFAYAATDDSVRGQVRTIAERAVGIWKESIAGEIVDSLTTILGYDASGNIRRIESPSGAISRQARDSDGRITSDTSALGQVRSFLWDAMDRQTHLIRPHAAGATAWTCHTGEFICADLTVDALNPPNSVDTTIATYTNGLLTKLRDPRGVEKNYRYDLRRLMVADLDEAGAKDSARYDPAGLVVGHRNRIDSLVTMAYDILDRDSVVLVPKRVQTLNSLIGTALADTIRTTYDSISNMLTSVSRIGTVQRTYFENGALKSERMIPGSPPGMLADSMRFTYDSVGRLQRIAWQNGDSLMYWMRRTGDLDSMRVWWVTDGSQRSEIWKFTWDSLGRRRSIIYPYASMTATWHYDRAGTVRRVLSDNASGVVTNRFKATFAQDSVDVTGRVIGQYTYCDTNYDPGVTAGMTCQGWLPDRSSNRFNRLGAMVIQRQDVTTDTLWYDQSGNRTAAKNNTLIQQYTIGSASNRLVSQKDSLRGAIYATSRDYVYAADGGMWERHSVTPSGPDVRQQWQYDNLGRLVGRGEISNLGARDTSWNTCRWDGTGRSAQPCNGFQSTFVGPNVVRTSNGWFFVQAPGIDEPLLLIFRNPNTWQLQKRLQAVTDGAGQLIAIADSAGEIDASYAGSGYGQSSWRGAGVMTRGQTFSPRRWETDAQWGQLQQFRNRAYDPGTGRWLQEDPIGVAGGINLYEYNGNNPATWRDPFGLDPCLMARARKLGYLACALVEFAGQALENRGVQVPSGIAPEVLGTSKDALSPVLRGAKWVSGIQNTGGPAPKSIEKIAEMIGPSAAGTGIGGKALRFVGPAAIIVGAIEFLVPPTQRAYRGITCIVESCVNSPLAPRIPGPTIGPRP; from the coding sequence GTGATTCCAAAGTGCCTGATCACCTTGCGCGGACCCCACCTGCTGGCCCTCATCACCGCCCTGCTCCCAGCGACCGCCGCGGCCCAGCAGCGCACCCAGCTTCGCACGCCCGCCTGGGTTGAAGTCACCCCCAAAGGCACCGACACCCTGACCCTGTCGTCTGGCGGTGGCCGCTTGGCCAACTTCACAGTCTCCAGTACCTACCCTGGGACCACGACCTACAGCCTCGAGTGCACCACGTCGGGGATGCTCGATGCGTGCAGCATCGACGAGCCGTCGATCACGTTGAGCCAGTATGAGTCGGGCGTGGTCTCCGTGTCCATCACCGCCTCGGTGGGGAGCGGTATTGGCACGGTGACGCTCACGGCGTCTGGCGTTGCAACCGATTACGGCTGGATTCCAGTGCACGTCCTCCAAGTCACGGCCCCAACGGTCTCCCAACCTCGCCAGGCAGACTCTCTCGCCGACTATGGGCGCTGCCTGACGGCCACGTCAGGAATCGGTGCCTGGTCGTGTGGGCATCAGGTGCTCTCCCTTGGCACGCCAGGTCTGACGACCCTGGAGCGCAGTCGCTCCATGACCTTGGTGTACAACAGCGCGACGGCGAGTCCCAGACCAATCGTCTCGGCCAACGTCGTGGTCGGCGGCGGGAGTCCCAGTTTGGACCGCGTCCGCGCCGTCCTCAAGGTGATGGACACCGTTCGGACCACGGTGACCTATGCCGGATGGACGGGGGCGAGCAAACAAATCAGCCTCGGTTGGTCGAGTGGAAGTCGCCCGACGGGTATCTACCCCTACGAGCTCGCCGTCTGGGCAGTGGCAGGGAGTGACTCCGCGGCGACCACGGTGTCCGGCAACCTCTTCGTCGTCAACCGGGCCAATGGGCCGATGGGGACCGGGTGGGAGTGGCTCGGCGTCGAGCGCCTGGTCTTCAGTCAGCCGGCGGGCACCAATCACCTGATGTGGGTGGGTGGCGACGGGTCGGCGGCCCTCTACCGGCAAGTCACCTCGACCCGGTGGGTGGCCCCGCCGGCGGAGTATCGAGACACGATCGTCTACGCGAGCGGGGAATACACGCGTACGCTCCGTCATGGGATCCAGGTCGTCTATGACGCGACCGGCCGGCACGTGCGCACGATCAACCGCGCCAATCAGGTGACGACCTTCTATTGGGCGAGCGCGACCCGGCTCGACAGCGTCAGAGTCCCGCCGGCCGGGAGCGGCGGCCGCACCATCCGCCTCGCGTGGTCCGGCAGCATCCTCGACAGTGTCATCGTGTCCGCCGGCAAGGGGGTCAATGCCACCATCGACGGGTCGGGAAATCTGATCCACTGGGGATGGCCCGACGGGACCTACCAGCAGTTTGTCTGGGACGGGAGCAACCGCCCCTCAACGACTGAGGACGATCGGGGTGGGATCTCCCGGTACGTGTATGGGTCGCATGGTCTCGTCGAGGAGGCGCGCCTCTACTACACCAAGCAGGGGGGTGGGGCGGACAGTGCGGTGACGAAGTTCACGCCCTGGCAGGCGGCGGGCTACTCCGGTAACGGGGGCAGCGGGATTAGCGCCGGCGACACAGCGCAAGCGGTGACGACGGTCTTCGGGCCGCGGGTCGGGATCGCGGACGACGCCGTCTTTCATGTGACCAAGTGGGGGAGCCCGAGCGAGAGCCGGGATGCCCTCGGCATGGCGACGCGGTACGGCCGAGATGACGGCGTGGTACCAGCTCTCGTCACGAGCATCCAGTATCCGAACAGTCGGCTCGCCATCATGACCTACAATGCGCGCGGGAACCTCCTCACGCTGACCGACAGCACGTGGGGGAGCCGTGCCTTCCCGACGCTCCGGAGTAGCTGGGCGTATGCTGATGGCAACGCGCCCGACTCCCCGTCGAAGATGAAGGGGCCTGCCGGCGATTCGACAATGTACAGCTATACCTCCCTCGGGCTCACCAGCACGATCACTGATCCGCGTGGGCACGTCACGTCCTTTGCTTACGCGGCCACCGATGACTCGGTTCGGGGGCAGGTCCGGACGATCGCCGAGCGCGCGGTCGGGATCTGGAAGGAGTCGATCGCGGGCGAAATCGTCGACTCGCTGACGACAATCCTCGGCTACGACGCCAGCGGCAACATCCGACGGATCGAGTCGCCCAGCGGGGCGATCTCCCGTCAGGCGCGCGACAGCGACGGGCGGATTACGAGCGATACGTCCGCCTTGGGGCAGGTCAGGAGCTTTCTCTGGGATGCCATGGATCGGCAGACGCACCTGATTCGGCCCCATGCCGCCGGGGCGACGGCCTGGACGTGCCATACCGGGGAGTTCATCTGCGCCGACCTCACCGTCGATGCCTTGAATCCGCCGAACAGTGTGGACACCACGATCGCCACCTACACCAATGGGTTGTTGACCAAACTGCGGGACCCTCGGGGTGTCGAGAAGAACTACCGATACGACCTGCGTCGACTGATGGTGGCCGATCTGGACGAAGCGGGTGCGAAGGATTCCGCTCGATACGACCCGGCAGGTCTCGTGGTCGGGCACCGGAACCGGATCGATAGTCTCGTGACGATGGCCTATGACATCCTTGACCGAGATTCCGTCGTGCTGGTCCCGAAGCGGGTCCAGACGCTGAACTCCCTGATCGGAACGGCGCTTGCCGACACCATCCGGACGACCTACGACTCGATCAGCAACATGCTGACCAGCGTCAGTCGGATTGGAACGGTCCAACGCACGTATTTTGAGAATGGGGCCCTCAAGTCCGAGCGCATGATCCCTGGATCGCCGCCTGGGATGTTGGCGGACTCCATGCGCTTTACCTATGACTCGGTCGGCAGGCTCCAGCGCATTGCGTGGCAGAACGGCGACTCGTTGATGTACTGGATGCGACGCACGGGCGACCTCGATTCGATGCGCGTCTGGTGGGTCACCGATGGATCGCAGCGGAGCGAGATCTGGAAGTTCACCTGGGACTCGCTCGGTCGGCGTCGGAGCATCATCTACCCGTACGCCAGCATGACGGCAACGTGGCACTACGACCGGGCCGGGACGGTGCGGCGCGTGCTCTCCGACAACGCGTCGGGGGTCGTCACCAATCGGTTCAAGGCCACCTTTGCGCAGGACAGTGTCGACGTGACCGGGCGGGTCATTGGCCAGTACACCTATTGTGACACCAACTACGATCCTGGTGTCACCGCAGGGATGACCTGTCAGGGGTGGCTCCCGGATCGGAGCTCGAACCGATTCAATCGGCTCGGCGCCATGGTCATCCAGCGCCAGGACGTCACGACAGACACCCTCTGGTACGACCAGTCGGGCAACCGGACCGCGGCAAAGAACAACACCCTGATCCAGCAATACACAATCGGCAGCGCGAGCAACCGGTTGGTGAGCCAGAAGGACTCCCTGCGCGGGGCAATCTACGCCACCAGCCGCGATTACGTCTACGCTGCCGACGGAGGCATGTGGGAACGGCACTCGGTTACGCCCTCCGGGCCCGACGTCCGCCAGCAGTGGCAGTATGACAACCTCGGGCGCCTGGTGGGTCGTGGAGAGATTTCGAATCTCGGGGCGAGGGATACGTCGTGGAACACCTGCCGGTGGGATGGGACCGGGCGCAGCGCGCAGCCGTGCAATGGATTCCAGTCCACCTTCGTGGGACCCAATGTGGTGCGGACGAGCAACGGCTGGTTCTTCGTGCAGGCGCCGGGCATCGACGAACCGCTGTTGCTGATCTTCCGGAACCCGAACACCTGGCAGCTGCAGAAGCGGCTGCAGGCGGTGACCGATGGGGCGGGGCAGCTGATTGCCATCGCCGATTCGGCGGGCGAGATTGACGCAAGCTACGCGGGGTCGGGGTACGGACAGTCCAGTTGGCGCGGGGCTGGTGTGATGACACGGGGACAGACCTTTTCGCCCCGGCGGTGGGAGACGGATGCACAGTGGGGACAGCTGCAGCAATTCCGCAACCGGGCGTATGATCCGGGGACGGGGCGCTGGCTGCAGGAAGATCCGATCGGCGTGGCGGGTGGGATCAACCTGTACGAGTACAATGGCAACAACCCGGCGACGTGGCGGGATCCGTTTGGGCTAGACCCGTGCCTCATGGCTCGTGCTCGAAAGCTCGGATACCTCGCTTGCGCGCTCGTGGAGTTCGCTGGCCAGGCGCTGGAGAACCGAGGTGTACAAGTCCCCTCCGGAATCGCACCTGAGGTCCTCGGGACGAGTAAGGATGCGCTTTCTCCAGTGCTGCGCGGTGCAAAGTGGGTCTCGGGAATTCAGAACACCGGTGGTCCGGCGCCGAAGAGCATTGAGAAGATTGCGGAAATGATTGGCCCATCCGCTGCTGGCACCGGAATAGGTGGGAAAGCGCTTCGATTCGTGGGGCCGGCGGCGATTATCGTGGGAGCCATCGAGTTCCTTGTGCCTCCGACGCAACGAGCCTACAGAGGAATAACCTGCATTGTCGAGTCGTGCGTCAATAGTCCGCTAGCACCGAGAATTCCTGGGCCTACAATAGGGCCTAGACCATAG
- a CDS encoding thioredoxin domain-containing protein produces MDSGLRIGPANARIQVVEFGDFECPACKSFGEKVLDPLLRRYPAQIALTFKHWPLEYHRFARRAAIAAECSGKEGRFPSFYEAAYAHQDSIGLISFADIARRAGLIDTVAFNECLASDRFDKTLQRDLALVDRLDARGTPVIIVNGLLLPTTPTSERFERLLDSLGLRRQ; encoded by the coding sequence GTGGACTCTGGCCTCAGGATTGGACCAGCCAACGCGCGCATCCAGGTGGTTGAGTTTGGTGATTTTGAGTGTCCGGCCTGCAAGAGCTTCGGAGAGAAGGTCCTCGATCCACTCTTGAGGCGGTATCCAGCGCAGATCGCGTTGACGTTCAAGCACTGGCCACTGGAGTACCATCGCTTCGCGCGCAGAGCCGCAATTGCAGCGGAGTGCTCGGGTAAAGAGGGGCGGTTCCCATCCTTCTATGAGGCAGCGTATGCCCATCAGGATTCGATCGGGTTGATTTCATTCGCCGACATTGCTCGCCGGGCCGGGCTCATCGATACCGTTGCCTTCAATGAATGCCTCGCGAGCGACCGTTTTGATAAGACCCTTCAACGTGACCTGGCGCTGGTCGACCGACTGGACGCCCGGGGGACGCCTGTCATCATTGTGAATGGCTTGCTCTTGCCGACGACTCCGACGAGCGAGCGGTTCGAGCGATTGCTGGATAGCCTCGGACTGCGGCGACAGTAG
- a CDS encoding DUF305 domain-containing protein has product MLLLALTLGVSAPAAAQDHSMHAMGHQGMPELKPIPPGSLHTAADVQFMQGMIAHHGQAIHMSKLAETRSRNSTLIRFAKKIDQSQESEIRLMQGWLVDHKQTAPDTAAYHTIMMPGMLTVEELKELATIKGTMFDRRFLELMIQHHEGALSMVDDLFKTKGAAQDIDVNVFANDVHQVQTAEIALMRQMLTTLKGETR; this is encoded by the coding sequence ATGCTCCTCCTCGCCCTGACCCTCGGCGTGTCCGCTCCCGCCGCTGCGCAGGACCATTCGATGCACGCCATGGGTCACCAGGGGATGCCCGAGCTCAAGCCGATTCCGCCCGGCTCGCTGCACACCGCCGCCGATGTGCAGTTCATGCAGGGGATGATCGCGCACCATGGCCAGGCGATCCACATGTCGAAGCTGGCCGAGACGCGGAGCCGCAACAGCACCCTCATCCGCTTTGCCAAGAAGATCGACCAGTCGCAGGAGTCGGAGATCCGCCTGATGCAGGGGTGGCTCGTCGACCACAAGCAGACCGCCCCCGACACCGCGGCGTATCACACGATCATGATGCCGGGGATGCTGACGGTCGAGGAGTTGAAGGAGTTGGCGACGATCAAGGGGACGATGTTCGATCGTCGCTTCCTTGAGCTGATGATCCAGCACCACGAGGGTGCGCTCTCGATGGTGGACGACCTCTTCAAGACGAAGGGGGCGGCGCAGGATATTGACGTGAACGTCTTCGCGAATGATGTCCACCAGGTCCAGACCGCGGAAATTGCCTTGATGCGCCAGATGCTGACCACCCTGAAGGGAGAGACTCGATGA